The following proteins come from a genomic window of Gossypium raimondii isolate GPD5lz chromosome 5, ASM2569854v1, whole genome shotgun sequence:
- the LOC105767634 gene encoding glutaredoxin-C9, producing the protein MQVTNKTGIRMASNIGIETEASATTMMLDNPYKIVRQLASTNAVVLFSMSGCCMCTVAKRLLFGLGVGPTIIELDHHGAGPDIQAVLFQLVADGRQPVPAVFVGGKFLGGIETLMACHINGTLVPLLKEAGALWL; encoded by the coding sequence ATGCAGGTGACAAACAAAACTGGGATTCGGATGGCAAGCAACATAGGGATAGAAACCgaggcatcagcaacaacgaTGATGCTTGACAATCCATACAAGATAGTGAGGCAGCTGGCTTCCACAAACGCAGTAGTTCTGTTCAGCATGAGTGGCTGTTGCATGTGCACTGTGGCTAAACGCCTCCTCTTCGGCCTCGGCGTTGGTCCCACCATCATCGAGCTTGATCACCATGGAGCCGGTCCTGATATCCAAGCCGTCCTCTTCCAGCTCGTCGCTGATGGTCGACAGCCTGTCCCTGCCGTGTTTGTGGGTGGCAAGTTCCTTGGTGGCATTGAAACCCTCATGGCTTGCCACATCAATGGCACATTGGTCCCTCTCCTCAAAGAAGCTGGTGCACTTTGGCTCTGA